The genome window AGAAATGGAGGCAAAAGCAGAAGCTTAAGAAGCAGAGAAATGACGGTCCTGGTTCGGCTACATTGCCTGTAGAGAAGCCAATTGGGAGGCAGTATAGGGAGACTCAGTCAGAAATTGCTGATTATGGGTTTGGTAGAAGGTCTTGTGACACGGATCCGAGGTTCTCTCTTGATGCTGGGAGGATTTCTTTTGATGATCCTAGGTATTCTTTCGATGAGCCTCGTGCTTCTTGGGATGGATATCTGATTGGAAGGACATTCCCAAGAATGCCTACAATGGTTTCTGTTGTTGAGGATGCTCCTGTTAATGTTGTTTTAAGGTCTGATACTCAAATCCCAGTTGAGGAACCACCACGAATATCTATGAATTCCATCAATGAAGATGAGGCTGTCCCTGGTGGGTCTGCTCAAACTAGGGATTATTATTCTGATTCTTCCTCGAGGAGGAGGAAGAGTCTTGACAGGTCTAATTCTATTAGGAAGACTGCTGCAGCTGTGGTAGCGgagattgatgagttgaaggcTGTTTCCAATGCCAAGGTGACACCAGCTACTGCGGATTATATCCATGGACCTAAGTTGGTGGTTCCTGATAGGGATTTTAGGGATTCAAACTCGAATTCTTTGAGAGATGATTGTTCTGAGACTTTTGACATGGGGTTTAGAGACAATGCATCTTTGGTGGGGGGGAATGGTGAAAGGAAAGGGGCTAAGAAGCCGCGGAGATGGAGCAAGGCATGGAATATTTGGGGGTTTATACACCGGAGAAGTGTTaacaaagaagatgatgatgataggtATAGCAGAGCAAATGGGGTTGAGAGGTCTTTTTCAGAGTCTTGGCCAGAATTGAGAGGGGAACGTAATGGAGATGTTAGAGGGGGGTTTAACCCGAAGATTTTGAGGAGCAACAGCAGTGTTAGTTGGAGGAATTCTCATAATTTTGGGGGTGGTGGATCTTTTAGCAGTGCAAGGAAGAGCAGTGTTGAGACTAATGGTAAtgggagaaagaaaagggacGAGTTTGTGTTGGAGAGGAACAGGAGTGCAAGGTATTCACCTAACAACATGGAAAATGGACTCCTAAGGTTCTACTTGACGCCGCTGAGGAACAGTCGTCGAAATGGGTGGGGGAAGAGTAAGTCCAGTCAAGCACAATCCATTGCAAGGAGCGTGTTGCGATTATACTGAATTGGCAAGTCCATAAGGTGTTTCTTCGGTTTAATGTTGTTAATTTTGATGCATTTGTTGTGTAAGCACACATGCCTAATGTATTCTTCATCAGTTGGTTGGATAAAAACACCCCTAAATTTGTTGCCTTTACTGTGAGTTGCATTGCTTCTTctcaatttttctaataacaagAAATTTTTAGTGTTCTTTTCTCAGTGTTTCCAGTCATAACTCTTGTTAATTGCTGAACTGGTTTTCTCGGCCCTCATTTTGTTTATGCTAGTTTGTCTTTTTACCAAAACTGGCTAGGACATGGAGAATATGTGTGCCTATTCGTGCGGATGTGCGTGCCCTTGAATTTGATTGGGTTTTCCTTTTTCATCCTTGTCCGACATAGCAAAGATTTTGCTGATGGACTGTGCGAAGGCTGCAAGGCTGTTTCAGACATCTTCAAATTTTTGGCATATTACATATTCTTGGGGACAAAAATCTCTTTGATGTGGGCTCATGCACCCTTGCTTTTTTCATTGGTTCCAAATCAACCATGTGCTGCCAATTCATTCAATATTGACAGATCAGGCAACTTTCTGTAATTTGAGTAATGTTTCTCTGAGTTCATTGTTTTGATCCTGGAGCTTCAATGGGTCTCTCTGCTGGTAATACATTTGCATAAATGGATATAAGATTATGTCAACATTTATTTCAACCTTTGTTCTTTCCCTAAATTTCCTCATGTTTTAAGTCCATTCATTTTGTGCTAAAAATCATATCCAGCTCAACTAACATGATCATCTTTTAAATCCTGTATATATGGAATTTATCCAGCATGGAAGGGCAGCAAATACCACAAGCTCCACCATGAGCAAAGAACTCCGTGATAAGAACACTGTAATGACTTCAGAATCACAACTTCGTGACAgacaacaaaagagaagaacaAAACTAGCTACATGCAGACTGGAGACAAAGAATCCGGATATTGCATCAATCAACTCAGCTACCACTGTTTTCAATCAGGTACCATAAGTGCATGTTATTCCTGCACGCATGAAGTTGAGATCTTGCAAGGCATCCTACTTGGGAGTATCCAGTTCTGCAATTGCATTAATGGAaaatttgctctttttttttgacaaacccCAAATGATCCCTTAGCTTTGAGTCAGCCAACAATATGGGATAATTTAACACAGTATAAATTGCACAAGCGTAGGAGTTATCAAATTATACTGCTCAGTGTTCATCTCATTCTTTTCTGGTGGAGTTAACTGTCAAGCCAAAGCCTAAATATGCAAAATCAATACAAGGACACAGCTTTAAGGCTCAGTGAAGTGTTGCCAAATCCAGCCATAATGTTTGATTGACCAGTAGGAGGCGACTCAAAATGCTCCTTGAACATCAGTAGGGCTCCAATCCCATTACCAGAACAGAAATCAAGCTAAGCAATGATTATTTCATATGATATTAGATTTTTGTTCTCTTATTTGGACATCAAAGGGATCTAAGGTAATCAACACTTTCAATCGAATGAGCTTGAGATCATGCTTTCTGCTTTTTCTCCATATCTGAAAAGGCTCCATATGATCAACAAATTTGCCTCTAAAGTCAAAAGGTGACTAAGAAAACATCCCAACATGTTCTCCTTCGTAGaggatataaagaaagaaagagggaaagaaaaagagaaaaaggaaataagAGGGGGCTCGGAACCCAATGATTGTCTTGTTTACCCATCGaaactgtgtttgtttttactgtGATActgtgttttaaagaaaatttggatttattttctttaatttttttggatttttaattgctaatgttaaaaataaattttatgaactGTGAAGTAGGCAGCAATAAttatcttcatttctttttctttttttatatataaaaaaacatataaagggTAGCAATAAATTGTTCAAGGTAATTGGTAGCTCACTGGTCAACTGTTTTAGACAGCCTTGTATAATTTTAAGACAGGCTTgcagtttatttttgttttcttgttatgtTTGTCTTCCACTGGAATTTGCAACTGGAACAAAACCCCTTTTTCAGTGTCCTATGCTCATACACAAATCCAACGCAACGCCATCTGAAGCTTTGGGCTTCCTAAAGAGACCTCtacagaaaattaaaatttcattagaAATTTCATAAAATGTGATATTTTATTGGCCCTTTATCCAATACCTAATTTTAAAGAGTAAGAATAGCCGCACAAAAAATTACCATGAGATAATTTTACTAATATAAATAGTTTTCAATACAATGATTCGATAAATCTTTTGTATAATAACAATTCCTATGAAGGCTACAATTACATTAAATGAGAAGTATtggtgaaaaaaagagagggcaTAGTTAGGATGGTAAATTAAACATTTACGagcctttatttttatatttataaagttttttattaaagaataattttttttattttttctttatttcaaattaatttttcatggtgttttcatatcgttttaatgtgctgatattaaaaataaatttttaaaaataaaaaaatatattttaatgtatttccaagcgaaaaacactttattgTAACTGTTGTTAGTGCTGGAAGCAATTATTGATAGTGGTTATAActagtattgatataaaaaataaattttaaaatataaaaaattattttaatatattttaaaataaaaaatattttgttgtaattagtCCTTGAGGCAATACCGAGCAATGGTTACGGATGGTTGagattgttgttgctgctgctattCATGGTGCAGTGACTGGCGATGAAGGAATGGGTTATTGACAATGGTTATGAAGGTTTTTGGTGGCTAAAGTGGATTCAATGTGGAGAGTTTGGATGGATGGttgtggaaaaaaataaaaaagagaaattaaatataatgaGTTTGGACATGTGTTATTAGGTAGAGGGTTAACACTagtacaaataaaaagaaagaaaaaagaaagaagtttgCTCCCTATGTGGTTTCAGGTTTGAATCCTGAGATTGTTAATATTGatagtcactggaggcttacctgatcgttaacttcaaggcccgtagggagtagtcgaggtacgcgcaaattGGCCGGGACACCCCAcgtgaataataaaaaaaaagaacaagaaagggTTAACTAGTACAAATAAAGAGTAgaggaactaaaaaaaaaaatcttttgaccatctataatttataaaataaaaaagttttttaagatACTTGTATGAGTTTGACATGAACAAATCTCTCTGAAATACATTGCAAAATTCGCACAAGAAACTACTAATATGATAGTTTAATAGAGagaggaaaatattttaaaaataaaacaagaattatTTACACTACTAAGTATGCAATGCAATAAAAATGGTATTTAGTGCGCTTTAATTTAGATTCATTATTTCAATatccacaaaaaataaaaaaaattaaactcattCAACAATTATCCCATGCAAATTGCAAACTAGATACAAAATAAAGTAcacccaaaattaaaaatcgATTCAATCAATAATTATCTATTTCTACTGActacaattattataaaaataatagcacatcGAAGGATAAATCTTTCTGTAAAAATGTAACTcaccaaaatctattttttttttcaaattggcataataaacataaaaaattgatggaataacacattttaaaaaagatttggtaAAATAACATACTTTCATCCTGTCGCGCTTCAAAAGCACGAGATTAACTAGATGTCACTATTCTAAAACGAGACAAGATACTAATCGTGCTTAGGAATAACAATATTTAGTAAATGTCAGGCTTCTGAAATGCGACAAGGGGAAAGTCCAATCATCTTGCTTAATCGGTCAGCCGACTGGATTCAATTATATTAACCGATCGACTGTTTCatataaaaaccataatttgatgaactttttcttccaaatatattttatgagttaaaATACATATCTTTGTCCAATCTGTAGACTTAAAAATAAActccaattaaaatctaaaaaattattcacaCAATAGTTCTCCTCTATTTTCAATGTCAATGATGTAGGCAGACTTATGATAACGGGTGATTCTGAGCAATCAAGTGTGAGTTGCTATAACTAAATAACGATATGCTCCAAACAAATTACATGGATGGTCTAGAAGAGGTATTTATGGACTAGTGGACAGGTCTAATCCTAAGAGGAGGTCTGATTACGCTAgattataataacatattaaaaaggtCATTACTTTGTTTGGAGCATATCCTTATTGTGTGGATCACCGTTGAAGACTAGACAATTGGACTGCTTGCAGTTTGCGACAATCCAGCGTTTAAAGAATTAATCAAAGCCAAAGAAGatcaaattttcatgtaataaatctctaaacaactctagatctataTAACAGGATCTTAGGGactccaaaataattttgttttattattttcgttGTGTGTATGATATTCAGGAACCCAATACATGATTTGTATTACAagattaaaaatcttaattttagttatctcttgataaaatatcaatttatttaattaaatgcgtGTATATTTTAGTTTgtgattggaatttttttatgtcaaaaaacatgttgaaaaagcttgtatattcattcttttattaataaaaagtatCCAACTCGCAGCAAAACACTCACATAGCTAGTTAACATACTAGTTTTCGTGgataatctaaataaataaaaagaatttatttgtgTTACTAATTTAAGTAATACAATATTTCTCGCTCTACAATTTGTATTCACTatttctacattaaaaaaatattcattaaacaaatataaaagaagaaaaaaaaaagaaatagaaatgtAAAGGTGCTATTTAGTTCATACaagataaagttcatggaaTTTCAGCTTGAAAGCCAGGACCAATGGGTATAACTGGTCTTGATCGATTATTACAATTCAGAAGCGTAGTCTCCCGTCGGTGTGTTTCCTCTGAGCTCAATGACTTTAAACCTAGAATCAATTCATTATTAGAATTCCTCGAGGATGCTTCCTCAATCACCAACCATCTTGAATCCAAAAATGAACCGTTGATCGATTCATTCGCATTAACCAGggaagaaatttgaaaatggAGCATAAATGCAttgtttcaatgtttttctCGATACTATCGATCGGGGACTACATGAGTTTAGGACAGTTTGCACACTAAGACACTCTGTTGGGTTAAGTGAACTGCAAGAATCAATTGAACTGGGAGAATATGAGTGGCCAATATCCAATTTTTTAACAGGTTTGTTCCTTAATCTCTTCGAAGCCAAGCCAAAAGCAGTTGCCAATTTATCACTTCTTAGAAACAACTGAGATCTTCGCTTTCTCTGCATATATAAAAGAGTAAGTGAAAAACGTTTAACAACATTTTCTTCTGTGTTTAGTGGAGGCAAGATTACTCCCAAACTGACTACTTGCACCATGCAAGTGAGATTGCAAGAATTCGCTCTAATCATGATGGAGTAATGGAGCATAAATTAAGTCTCACCATTAAAATTCCTAAATATGGTTAGATGATTCTAAAATTGAAATCTTATAGAGTTGATTGAGGAGAAAAACGTAATTATAGAGCAAGTTGATAACACATTAGTGTAAAAACATTAGTATGTCAAGAGTATCAACCATTTGGTAccactattgaaattgagacACATGGATAGATTAAcatatatgaataaaattaaaataaattgaaaaaaatatgttattgttttgtatttcaAGAGAATGTAGGGGAGGGAAAAGTGGCACctcgtatttaatttttttcttgaataaagCGGAATCAGCTGACCATTGAATTCAAGTTAGCTTTGCCATTGAGCTTTCCGTGTGTGTGTTTGGGATTGAGGTGTCTTAAGCTTTCATAATAAAAGTTCGGTAACTAACCCCAAGTATCATGGATAAGAAGAACGTGGGAAAGGATTGCAGACATGAAGCACGTATAACGGTTGCAGACATGAAGTATCGTGGCATGGAAGAGATTCTAGCTCTGAATTCCACTCTGTTGCATTTTCTCCACTTCTGTAGAACGTGTGTTTATGATCATTACGAGTAGTCAGTTAGATCCTAGAACTTAGGTAGAAGCAGTGTTCAAATTGTGGTTCGTTCTCACCTTAAGAGAATAACACTTGATAGAATCCTCGTTCTCAACAAACTGCCTCCatcattggtatcagagccaggtTACAATGGAGACTGGCATGACAGACAAGCTTCTGCATTTGGAGGAGACCCTTTAATCGCATTTCCAGCATCTTACTTCACAACCAAGAATCCTCTAACCATGACAACTACTATCGTGATGGTAATGAGGGCAGAAGACAGATTGTATCCTCTAAAACAGCAAAATTAGAGTTTCCACAATTCTCAGGAAATGACCCGACATAATGGTTCAATCGTGCGAAACAGTACTTCGAATACCAAGACATAGCAGAGTTTCAAAAAGTGGCCATAGCAGCTTACCATCTAGAAGGGGAGGCAAACCAATGGTGGCAATGGATCCGCAGAACATTTCAAGAAGAAGGGTAAATCATTACATGGGAGAAGTTTGAAGAAGAGTTGTGGGCTGGATTTGGACCATCAGATTGTGAAGACTTCGATGAAGCTCTTTCACGTGTCAAGCAGGTGCGTAGGGACTTTGAGGGACTACCAAAAGAATTTGAGAAGCTTTGTAGCAGAGTTCGAGGATGGACTCAGAAAGCTTTAATAGGAGCATTCATGGGAGGTTTAAAGGCTGAAATAACTGACGGGATTTGGATGTTTAAACCAAAGACATTGAAGGATGCTATTGGGTTAGCAAGGGTGAGGGATGATCAGCTCAGAAGACAACGGAAATTGACACGACCACCCATACCTGCACGAGCTCCTTTGGCTCTTCCTCCAGCAGCTCGTGATGACACCTTGACACCTGCTACTCCAATCAAGCGAATATCATGGGAGGAAATGCAAAAGAGGAGAGCGCAAGGCCTTTGTTTCCATTGCAATGATCGTTTCACAGCAGGGCATAGATGCAAGAAACCTCAATTGTTACTCTTAGAGGATCAGAGGGATGCTGTAGAATGTAAAGAAACCAGTGTTCAACAAGCTTCAGAAGTTAACCAAGAAGCAGTAGTGTTAATTGACAGTGGTTTAACTCATAACTTTATCAGTGAGTGTTTGGCAAGTATGCTCAGGCTGCTAGTGGTGTCTGCAGAAAGATTCATTGTACGAGTGGCTAATGGAGAGAAGTTAACATGTCAAGGGTGTTTTGACAAAGTATTGGTAGACTTACTAGGCACCAAATTTTATCTCAAACTTTTCTCTTTACCCTTATCAGGACTAGATCTTGTGCTGGGCATCCAATGGCTGGAGATGTTAGGATCTGTGGTCTGTAATTAGAAGCAGCTAACCATGGAATTTATTTGGGACAATCAGATCTAGGGGCATGCATTGTTTGCTGTATGTCCACAACCGACCGTGACAATTACATCATTGGAGGAGGCGTCATAGGAGTTACAGCCAAGCATGCAAGCAATGTTAAAAGAATATGAAGATGTGTTCCAAGAACCTTCAGGCTTGCCACCTACGTGAGAGATACATCATTGCATTACAATGAAAGAAGGGACTGAGCCAATCAATGTACGTCCATACAGATATGCTCATTTTTAGAAAGCAGAGATTGAGAAGCAGGTTCAAGAGATGATGAATTCCGGGCGCATTCTCCTAGCACCAGTCCATTCTCTTCACCAGTACTTCTagtaaagaaaaaggatggAAGTTGGTGATTTTTGACGGACTACCGAGCACTCAATGCAGCTATTGTCAAGGATCGTTTCCTATTCCCAAGGTGGATGACATGTTGGAGGAATTGTATGTAGCCTCTTACTTTACCAAGCTGTATGGAGCCTCTTACTTTACCAAGCTTGACCTAAGAGCTGGTTAAGAGTACACCCACTACTAGAAAACCAGAGAAAACCAACAGAATtatcgacggaatttttccatcggtaataattACCAACGGAAATAATTCCGTTTCAAAATctgtcagtatataccgacgaCATAGATCTGTCGGCGaaacggtcggtatataccgacgaaaatattccgtcggtatataccgaccgtttCGCCGATGGGGTATACAGTTTGTCTGGAAATATGCAACGGCGTGGTGACGTCAaacgattttaccgacggaatgaccgagggattcaaactgagatagccgTATAGTGACGTGGcactgtcaccgacggaatcaccgacggagtcattccgtcggtgattccatcgaaaaaaaccattatataccCACCCATCTGctgacactctcttcctctgtttctccttcttcttctttcccatcccacctctcccctcccaaactacagtcaaccacccatcccaactctccactattctcaacacgagcactcaagtttcttatatcttgtacgtggtcacaatatccatttcttgtagattttatcattttttttataagtaaatctatcctttttagttttaatatttaattgtgaattttattgttttagtatatgtatttcgTTAATGTTTGTacttatttaattgttatttgtcaaagaaacttgtagtatgaatgtataattttgtagttgttatagtttgttttagattttgtcaaattatatttgtttgtaaattgttgaaattttgtttgaattacatcggattaaatgtgttgtgatgaaataaataattaatagcttgtttaacgagtcttgtttaattgttatcaattctatttcgaaattgtgatttctgtaaatttatatatgtataaatttatatgtatgaacgttgatagttgataattgataatgaatatttaacataagtgttgttttagtttgttggataatttcggggaaaaccaatattttgttatgttttatagaggttcaatagaagtcatggatgatcgttcatggatgtatcgggactcaccccaaggattgcggaggatggattattgtaacggtgtccagggttttattaatttcgcaacatctattccgaggaattttactgatggcggtattaggtgtccatgcaggaagtgtaaaaatttaaaatttctgcATTAAGATGTtataacgatgcatcttctaaccaaatggttcatggaggattacctgtgttgatatgctcacggagaactatttgttcctgatgagagcatggaagaacaggtggttgggtcaacttctagtgctagcaacatgcatgaagttgaaaatgagaacaataatccttataggaatatgattatagatgcaatgagaatgagtgaaggtaatgtcagggaatgtccaatcgtagaagaagaacctaatgcaaatgcaacaaggttttttgatatgttaagagattctgacgaaccattatgggatggctgcacgaaccacagtaagttatcagccgtagcacatgtgttcaccatcaagtcagatcacgggttgagtgaggctggTTATGACAatattattgaatgggcgagaagcattttacctgaagggaacagacTGAAAGAggacttctatgctgccaagtccatgatgaaacccctcggtttaggataccagaaaattgatatatgccctaacttctgcatgttatactaccttgaaaatgctgagatgaccgagtgcatgacatgcgggcattcccgttacaaacccagaactggtagagggaagactctcgtggcatataaaaaacttagatacttcccaatcacacctagactgcagaggttattcatgtcaccaaggactgctgagcacatgacatgacaccaatcacaccatgcggttgatggagtgatggttcatccttctgacggtgaagcctggaaacacgtTAACAatatgcatcctcacttttcagctgaatcaaggaacgtgcgtcttgggttgtgtacagacggattcaacccattcgggtcatttgttgctccttattcttgttggccggtcataatgacggtttataacttgccaccggggatgtgtatgaggccggagttcatgtttttatctatggtcataccaggtccgagcagtccggggcggaatatagatgtttgtcttcgtccgttgattgatgagttgacgcagttgtggtcctttggagctttgacttatgacatcttgagaaaacagaattttgttatgagagcggctttgatgtggactatcaatgatttcctagcttatggaatggtttctggttagagcatgcatggaaagctagcatgccTATATTGTATgaagaacaacaaggcattcacgctaacaaacgggggtaaagcttcttttttttactgtcaccgtcgtttcttgccacataaccacaggtacagaaagaacagaaaggatttctttgttggcagagttgaaaatgatgttgcacccccgcgtctttctggtgaagaattgtttgatgttgtgttagagtacggtgacattgtgtttggtctccaatcaggtaagcagaagtttcctggttttggtttgacccataattgggtgaagcgaagtatgttttgggagctttcttattggaagaccaatcttctccgccataaccttgacgtcatgcacatt of Populus trichocarpa isolate Nisqually-1 chromosome 16, P.trichocarpa_v4.1, whole genome shotgun sequence contains these proteins:
- the LOC7466049 gene encoding protein OCTOPUS, producing the protein MNPTTEPPQPPQPHRPSTSCDRHPEEHFTGFCPSCLCERLAVLDPNTSSAASSSSSRKPTATAALKAIFKPPQPSSSNNNNNSSKSSFFPELRRTKSFSASKNEGFSGVFEPQRKSCDVRVRNTLWSLFNQDSERNPSVKKEPFKGGPEIEAVEPRISCSSVRGPVFESKEEEEIENETDTENENVNANIGGDVLANGVLEESNLTARNSNANPIDEIIEEEEEEGEEEDDFEDDEEGIVIEPEPVQEAVLEELKTMKDHIDLDSQSKKTSGRDFKEIAGSFWSAASVFSKKLQKWRQKQKLKKQRNDGPGSATLPVEKPIGRQYRETQSEIADYGFGRRSCDTDPRFSLDAGRISFDDPRYSFDEPRASWDGYLIGRTFPRMPTMVSVVEDAPVNVVLRSDTQIPVEEPPRISMNSINEDEAVPGGSAQTRDYYSDSSSRRRKSLDRSNSIRKTAAAVVAEIDELKAVSNAKVTPATADYIHGPKLVVPDRDFRDSNSNSLRDDCSETFDMGFRDNASLVGGNGERKGAKKPRRWSKAWNIWGFIHRRSVNKEDDDDRYSRANGVERSFSESWPELRGERNGDVRGGFNPKILRSNSSVSWRNSHNFGGGGSFSSARKSSVETNGNGRKKRDEFVLERNRSARYSPNNMENGLLRFYLTPLRNSRRNGWGKSKSSQAQSIARSVLRLY